Proteins encoded in a region of the Sugiyamaella lignohabitans strain CBS 10342 chromosome B, complete sequence genome:
- the ASG1 gene encoding Asg1p (Zinc cluster protein proposed to be a transcriptional regulator; regulator involved in the stress response; null mutants have a respiratory deficiency, calcofluor white sensitivity and slightly increased cycloheximide resistance; GO_component: GO:0005634 - nucleus [Evidence IEA,IEA,IEA]; GO_component: GO:0005634 - nucleus [Evidence IDA] [PMID 14562095]; GO_function: GO:0003677 - DNA binding [Evidence IEA,IEA]; GO_function: GO:0046872 - metal ion binding [Evidence IEA]; GO_function: GO:0043565 - sequence-specific DNA binding [Evidence IDA] [PMID 19111667]; GO_function: GO:0043565 - sequence-specific DNA binding [Evidence IDA] [PMID 19158363]; GO_function: GO:0000981 - sequence-specific DNA binding RNA polymerase II transcription factor activity [Evidence IEA]; GO_function: GO:0008270 - zinc ion binding [Evidence IEA]; GO_process: GO:0008150 - biological_process [Evidence ND]; GO_process: GO:0006357 - regulation of transcription from RNA polymerase II promoter [Evidence IEA]; GO_process: GO:0006355 - regulation of transcription, DNA-templated [Evidence IEA,IEA]; GO_process: GO:0006950 - response to stress [Evidence IEA]; GO_process: GO:0006366 - transcription from RNA polymerase II promoter [Evidence IEA]; GO_process: GO:0006351 - transcription, DNA-templated [Evidence IEA,IEA]), translating into MDGIKKSHQQVDGQGLESHSIVGERVDRSPIQEYDDSMYNDSSSTKRRRVNLACVQCRDRKVRCDGAQPSCGRCNSRGTNCTYAKKFARARVSAEYVRELEEKLGLVGGSDSRDWSQAPTSPGPRTVSTISLEEATSGVGSAIPSQSEQQGPGVHSINEGMFGENQSNSSQLLHHNSSFAVIPRTSQDSNMHSLGSNQLNANSISPSTTYSINSIDISPNGTADSNQPGTLSNSLKTSTDAGTSLSASISSRPKTVSSSSAFGDPEDPTTAADAMGATAKKTNARRQDFYGSSSAMSFMKLVEAAVNAGKGNSNMRANESEGSKNFAPHKYKMAYSCAPSYLTGGSAKEEDWVVPPRRLADHYVQSYFTYVYSLYPFIHQTSFMTAYNSVWVSDSEQTDTNNGNGNGTGTSRSDAFAKGSYGNNRINDGFDDSSDDELNDGHMFYCIMNMVFAFGCLFSSGVESISRESSSQVYFDRAREHLNFDVLATGDSGSLILLQALLLIGQYLQATQRPAACWNVVGLAIRVAQELGLHQEHHIASRPSVIEQELCRRLWYGCTLMDRIVSMTFGRPLMVTQDFKVNPPAFLDDSYITDSGTITPPKSSPPSILGFYQQTILLYDILADILQNVYDTHDSTAVDDDEQRLLVLTNILKTDCRLNKFKKNIPPHLQVEKILQHPPSNPFARQTNVLQARILHLEIMLYRPIVLSNSTLKGKQSPLNNDSSLQLSLENTICRLCVMSAINLIKLIFDNKDSPNVPAIWYNIFYIYTSASVLMAAKLRPSLKSELDSESMEAAWKMALHLLRIFEQTGPSATRCLRILEVLHDKISSASHHQSKPMFDFLPNLVDSEIDFGPDSDLLYSMMNDAYGPFSSNTIDFHYLDNLPGL; encoded by the coding sequence ATGGACGGAATTAAAAAATCCCATCAACAAGTGGATGGGCAGGGTTTAGAGAGCCATTCAATCGTTGGTGAAAGGGTGGATCGGTCTCCAATTCAAGAATATGATGATAGCATGTACAATGATTCGTCTTCTACTAAGCGAAGAAGAGTGAATCTCGCTTGTGTGCAGTGTAGAGATAGGAAAGTTCGCTGTGATGGAGCTCAACCAAGTTGTGGAAGATGTAATAGCCGTGGTACAAATTGTACTTATGCCAAGAAGTTCGCTCGTGCAAGGGTCAGTGCTGAGTATGTTCGTGAACTAGAGGAGAAGCTTGGACTTGTGGGAGGTAGTGATAGTAGAGACTGGTCGCAAGCTCCAACATCTCCAGGCCCACGAACGGTCTCAACAATTTCTCTAGAAGAGGCGACGTCTGGAGTTGGTTCAGCAATTCCGTCTCAATCAGAACAACAAGGACCAGGGGTTCATTCTATAAATGAAGGGATGTTTGGCGAGAACCAATCCAACTCGTCTCAATTACTACACCACAATAGTTCGTTCGCCGTCATTCCGAGAACTTCTCAAGACTCAAACATGCACTCACTCGGCTCAAATCAGTTGAATGCGAATAGCATATCGCCATCAACGACATATTCGATAAATTCCATAGATATCAGTCCTAATGGGACTGCAGATTCGAACCAACCTGGTACTCTATCCAATTCTCTGAAAACATCTACTGATGCAGGTACCAGTTTATCAGCCAGCATATCATCTCGTCCCAAAACcgtttcatcatcatcagcatttGGAGACCCTGAGGatccaacaacagctgcAGATGCTATGGGTGCGACAGCCAAGAAAACCAATGCTCGTAGACAAGATTTCTATGGATCTTCGTCAGCAATGTCATTTATGAAACTTGTCGAGGCAGCTGTTAATGCTGGTAAGGGGAATTCGAACATGCGAGCCAATGAATCGGAGGGATCTAAAAATTTCGCTCCTCACAAGTACAAGATGGCATACTCATGTGCCCCTTCATACTTGACAGGAGGGTCTGCTAAAGAAGAGGATTGGGTGGTACCCCCTCGACGGTTGGCGGACCATTATGTTCAATCATATTTCACATACGTCTATTCATTGTATCCATTTATTCATCAGACGTCGTTTATGACAGCTTATAATTCGGTTTGGGTGAGCGACTCTGAGCAAACAGATACTAataatggaaatggaaatgggaCTGGCACTAGCAGAAGCGATGCTTTTGCCAAAGGTTCCTATGGTAATAACAGAATAAATGATGGCTTCGACGATAGCAGTGATGATGAGTTGAATGATGGCCATATGTTCTATTGCATTATGAATATGGTGTTTGCATTtggttgtttgttttcCTCGGGCGTTGAAAGTATATCTAGAGAGAGTTCTTCTCAGGTCTATTTTGACCGTGCCAGGGAGCATTTGAATTTTGATGTACTAGCGACTGGAGACTCTGGGTCActtattcttcttcaggcTCTCCTACTAATTGGCCAATATCTTCAAGCAACTCAACGTCCAGCTGCCTGTTGGAATGTGGTTGGTCTCGCTATCAGAGTAGCACAGGAACTAGGCCTGCACCAAGAACATCATATTGCTTCTCGGCCCAGTGTGATTGAACAGGAGTTATGTCGAAGATTGTGGTACGGTTGCACATTAATGGATCGTATAGTGTCAATGACATTTGGAAGACCACTGATGGTTACTCAGGATTTCAAAGTCAACCCACCTGCATTTCTCGATGATAGCTATATCACCGACTCTGGAACGATCACTCCACCAAAATCTAGTCCTCCTTCAATTCTTGGATTTTATCAACAAACTATTTTGCTGTACGATATTCTGGCAGATATTTTACAAAATGTATACGATACACATGACTCGACTGCTgtcgacgacgatgagcaGCGCCTACTTGTTCTTACAAATATTCTCAAGACTGACTGCCGCCTTAACAAGTTTAAAAAGAATATTCCTCCTCATCTCCAAGTCGAAAAAATTTTGCAGCATCCACCATCAAATCCTTTTGCCCGTCAAACAAATGTTTTGCAGGCAAGAATTTTACATCTAGAGATAATGTTGTACAGACCCATCGTACTCTCTAATTCGACCCTGAAAGGTAAGCAGTCACCCTTGAATAATGATAGTAGCCTGCAATTGTCGCTGGAGAACACGATTTGTAGACTTTGTGTGATGTCCGCGATAAACCTCATCAAATTGATATTTGATAACAAAGACAGCCCCAACGTCCCTGCGATATGGTATAATATCTTTTACATTTATACCTCAGCATCTGTCCTCATGGCAGCCAAGCTTCGACCATCGCTGAAGAGCGAGCTTGATAGCGAATCAATGGAAGCAGCTTGGAAAATGGCCTTACACTTGCTTCGCATCTTTGAACAAACTGGTCCATCTGCTACACGCTGCCTTCGAATCCTGGAAGTTCTGCACGATAAAATATCTTCAGCAAGCCATCACCAATCCAAGCCTATGTTTGATTTTCTCCCCAACTTGGTCGATTCTGAAATTGATTTCGGACCCGATTCCGATCTTTTGTATAGTATGATGAATGATGCGTATGGCCCATTCTCGAGCAATACCATAGATTTCCACTACTTGGATAATCTTCCTGGTTTATAA
- the HOL1 gene encoding Hol1p (Putative transporter in the major facilitator superfamily; member of the 12-spanner drug:H(+) antiporter DHA1 family; mutations in membrane-spanning domains permit cation and histidinol uptake; GO_component: GO:0016021 - integral component of membrane [Evidence IEA,IEA]; GO_component: GO:0016021 - integral component of membrane [Evidence ISM] [PMID 12192589]; GO_component: GO:0016020 - membrane [Evidence IEA,IEA]; GO_component: GO:0005739 - mitochondrion [Evidence IDA] [PMID 14576278]; GO_component: GO:0005739 - mitochondrion [Evidence IDA] [PMID 16823961]; GO_component: GO:0005886 - plasma membrane [Evidence ISS] [PMID 8955402]; GO_function: GO:0015665 - alcohol transmembrane transporter activity [Evidence IMP] [PMID 2405251]; GO_function: GO:0022890 - inorganic cation transmembrane transporter activity [Evidence IMP] [PMID 8955402]; GO_process: GO:0006812 - cation transport [Evidence IMP] [PMID 8955402]; GO_process: GO:0015850 - organic hydroxy compound transport [Evidence IMP] [PMID 2405251]; GO_process: GO:0055085 - transmembrane transport [Evidence IEA]; GO_process: GO:0006810 - transport [Evidence IEA]): MSDLEIKHPNGSPFTDQEKNIGSQHEEQYPPPSELNTEYILQRHGTLELDPMPSHDPLDPLNWPALKKHLHLALIAYSCMLVTFGAAGIVPAYPGMAEEYGVSIPTCSYFTSAQILISGIVPIFTTPIMNKYGRKKIQVISCLCCCAANIGGGFAKTYGQQMATRVLVGLFVSPSLGLGAVLVTEMFFSHQRGSKNGWWSLMITLGTPGGPFIMGFVVKYAAIKWVYFILAIMNFVAFLGWMIASETLWERDGIVVNEPDSLFKFKSKSNVTINLWSFIAPLAEAREIRVFIPSLAYAVVFCYANIVLIVETPQVFGPKFGLDAVGLGLQMIAVLVGSIIGEVMSGPLSDWWMTRCVRKRGVKVIEDRLTLSYIGFILAMVGIIVWGVRLEQATPMKWNITPLVGAAIAACGNQIVTTILITYSIDVDYKRSIEIGNFINFFRQTYGFIGPFYFPDMFDNLGFSGAGGLMAGLMGVVSLASVLALQLYFTKRAKKTLGI, encoded by the coding sequence ATGAGTGATCTAGAAATCAAACATCCTAACGGATCTCCCTTTACTGATCAAGAGAAAAACATTGGTTCTCAACATGAAGAACAATATCCACCTCCTTCCGAGCTTAATACTGAATACATTCTTCAACGTCATGGAACCCTTGAGTTGGACCCCATGCCTTCGCATGATCCATTAGATCCTCTCAATTGGCCAGCTCTTAAGAAACATTTACATTTGGCGTTGATTGCCTACTCTTGTATGTTGGTCACttttggagctgctggtattgttCCTGCTTATCCAGGTATGGCCGAAGAGTATGGAGTATCTATTCCAACCTGTTCTTATTTCACATCCGCACAAATTCTCATTAGTGGAATTGTACCTATTTTCACTACTCCTATtatgaataaatatggcCGTAAAAAGATTCAGGTAATTTCCTGTCTTTGTTGCTGTGCTGCCAATATTGGTGGTGGCTTTGCCAAGACCTATGGACAACAGATGGCTACAAGAGTTCTTGTAGGACTCTTTGTATCTCCTAGTCTTGGTTTGGGTGCTGTTCTTGTCACAGAAATGTTCTTCTCTCATCAAAGAGGAAGTAAGAATGGTTGGTGGTCTCTTATGATTACCCTTGGTACTCCAGGTGGTCCCTTCATCATGGGTTTTGTGGTAAAATATGCTGCTATCAAATGGGTATACTTTATTCTGGCCATTATGAATTTTGTTGCTTTCCTTGGCTGGATGATTGCCAGTGAGACTCTTTGGGAGCGAGATGGTATTGTCGTCAATGAGCCTGATTCACTCTTTAAATTCAAGTCCAAATCAAATGTTACGATTAACCTCTGGAGTTTTATCGCTCCTCTTGCCGAGGCCAGAGAAATCAGAGTATTTATTCCATCATTGGCATATGCTGTTGTCTTTTGTTACGCAAATATTGTGCTTATTGTTGAAACACCACAAGTTTTCGGTCCTAAATTTGGCCTGGACGCCGTTGGCCTTGGTCTACAAATGATTGCCGTCTTGGTTGGTTCCATCATTGGCGAAGTAATGTCTGGGCCTTTGTCAGACTGGTGGATGACGAGATGTGTTCGTAAACGTGGAGTCAAGGTTATAGAAGACCGATTGACCCTATCATATATTGGCTTCATTCTTGCTATGGTGGGCATTATAGTTTGGGGTGTTAGACTTGAGCAGGCAACGCCCATGAAATGGAACATCACTCCTTTAGTaggtgctgctattgctgccTGCGGAAATCAGATTGTTACTACCATCTTGATCACCTATAGTATTGACGTTGACTATAAAAGGTCTATTGAGATTGGCAATttcatcaacttcttcagacAGACCTACGGTTTCATTGGCCCCTTCTATTTCCCAGATATGTTTGACAACCTGGGATTCAGCGGTGCAGGTGGTTTGATGGCCGGCCTGATGGGTGTGGTCTCCCTTGCTAGTGTGCTTGCACTCCAACTGTATTTCACGAAAAGAGCTAAAAAGACTCTTGGTATTTAA